From Musa acuminata AAA Group cultivar baxijiao chromosome BXJ3-8, Cavendish_Baxijiao_AAA, whole genome shotgun sequence, one genomic window encodes:
- the LOC135646196 gene encoding serine/threonine-protein kinase BSK1-like, which translates to MGACCSSLPPGNHHPEPAADDEQNHHHHNLRLNHRRRLRRQQRRSFSLGAGEGGEVPAFAEFSLEELKAATNGFAAESIVSESGDKAPNLVYKGRLQHRRWIAVKKFARTAWPDPKQFAEEARGVGKLRHRRLANLIGYCCDGDNRLLVAEYMPNDTLAKHLFHWESQTIEWPMRLKVAIYIAEALEYCSSEGWPLYHDLNAYRVLFDEAGDPCLSCFGLMKNSRDGKSYSTNLAYTPPEYLRNGRVMPESMIFSFGTILLDLLSGKHIPPSHALDMIRVRNSLALMDSHLEGNFSKEEATALVDLACQCLQYEPRDRPNRKQLVSTLAPLQSKSEMPSYVMLGIQKHEEAPATPQHPLSPMGEACSRIDLSAIHQILVTTHYRDDEGTNELSFQEWTPQMKDILEVRKKGDFTFRCKDFKAAIDCYSQFIDAGTIVSPTVYARRSLGHLMCDQPDAALRDAMQAQCIYPDWPIAFYMQAVALAKLNMQSDAMDMLHEATSLEEKMQKDGKAA; encoded by the exons ATGGGGGCTTGTTGCTCGTCGTTGCCGCCGGGGAACCACCACCCGGAGCCGGCGGCGGACGACGAGCAGAACCATCATCACCACAATTTACGATTGAACCACCGCCGCCGACTCCGCCGCCAGCAGCGGCGCTCGTTCTCGCTCGGCGCGGGCGAGGGCGGGGAGGTGCCGGCCTTTGCCGAGTTCTCGCTCGAGGAGCTCAAGGCGGCGACGAATGGGTTCGCCGCGGAGAGCATCGTCTCCGAGAGCGGCGACAAGGCCCCGAATCTCGTCTACAAGGGCCGGCTGCAGCACCGCCGGTGGATCGCCGTCAAGAAGTTCGCCAGGACGGCCTGGCCTGATCCCAAGCAGTTCGCT GAGGAAGCTCGGGGAGTTGGGAAATTGAGGCACCGGAGGCTGGCGAATTTGATCGGGTACTGCTGTGATGGCGACAACAGGCTTCTTGTTGCTGAGTACATGCCCAATGACACCCTTGCCAAGCATCTGTTCCACT GGGAAAGCCAGACTATTGAATGGCCTATGCGGCTCAAGGTTGCAATCTATATTGCAGAAGCCTTGGAATATTGTAGCAGTGAGGGATGGCCATTATATCATGATCTAAATGCATACAGAGTCCTTTTCGATGAG GCTGGTGAtccatgtctttcttgttttgGTCTCATGAAAAACAGCCGGGATGGAAAAAGTTATAGCACAAACCTAGCTTACACACCACCGGAGTATTTGAGAAATg GGAGGGTCATGCCAGAAAGCATGATATTTAGCTTTGGTACTATCCTCTTAGATCTTCTCAGTGGAAAACACATTCCACCAAGTCAT GCACTTGACATGATAAGAGTGAGAAATAGCTTAGCGTTGATGGATTCACATTTGGAGGGAAATTTCTCAAAAGAAGAGGCAACTGCACTTGTTGACCTTGCTTGTCAGTGCTTACAATATGAACCTAGGGATCGGCCCAACAGAAAGCAACTGGTTTCAACACTTGCACCTTTGCAAAGCAAATCAGAG ATGCCGTCTTATGTTATGCTGGGGATTCAAAAGCATGAGGAAGCCCCTGCCACACCACAGCACCCACTTTCCCCAATGGGTGAAGCTTGCTCTAGAATAGACCTTTCTGCCATCCATCAGATTTTAGTAACCACACATTACAGAGATGACGAAGGAACTAATGAG CTATCGTTCCAAGAGTGGACACCGCAGATGAAGGACATACTGGAGGTCAGAAAGAAGGGTGACTTCACCTTCCGCTGTAAAGATTTTAAGGCAGCAATTGACTGTTACTCTCAG TTCATAGATGCAGGAACAATTGTCTCACCTACAGTATATGCGAGACGAAGCCTGGGCCATCTGATGTGTGATCAGCCTGATGCTGCGCTGCGGGACGCGATGCAAGCACAGTGTATCTACCCTGATTGGCCCATAGCATTCTACATGCAAGCAGTTGCCCTAGCCAAGTTGAACATGCAAAGTGACGCCATGGACATGTTGCATGAAGCCACCAGTCTTGAGGAGAAGATGCAAAAGGATGGGAAAGCTGCCTAG